One window from the genome of Gimesia aquarii encodes:
- a CDS encoding peroxidase family protein, which produces MPLHASGELEMLLRKPNRQRKATRKSYHISAAEYLEDRQLLSAVNSISTDIIDSNTESNTVTEYASIDGIGNNINNPELGSTDTELLRLANADYGDGLSTPAGEDRPSAREISNVIAAADSSETNDRYLTDIFWLWGQFLDHDITLTEAAHDADGNPLESFPIEVPTGDVFFDPTGTGDAVINLNRSIFEEDENGVRQQINQITAFIDGSVIYGSDEELAAQLRTFEGGLLATSDGDLLPYGDDGFFLAGDIRANENVALTAMHTIWVREHNRIATELATENPNLTDEELYQQARQTVAAQLQAITFNEFLPALFGTGAVSEYAGYDSTVDPSIANEFSNAAYRFGHSMLSSELLRLDENGNVADEGNIALLDAFFNPSELEDHGIDSLLRGVTVNLAQELDNEVVDDVRNFLFGPPGAGGFDLASLNIQRGRDHGLSDYNSTRVALGLEAVESFSDISSDPEVAAKLEALYGTVDNIDLWVGGLAEDHLPGSSMGETFTTIIIDQFERLRDGDRFWYENVFSGDALKEINGTTLADVIERNSDISGLQENVFFAPTVMQVDLAETRTTDATIRAKDGNLEVVDNKTRQVITSQSLDSVDRLMLTSSNGRSQHITVVGITTAELPGGLIVEAGEGRSDTLIVKGTDQTDSIIVNDGFVDVNGLQLDFTGLERIVVRGLDGDDTIEVADGVEIDVDVRDTDDRDHRHDGRHRGEHADRRDDDRRSHRHERDVNHGMLDQVFASNDLDPILDFNHRKRRR; this is translated from the coding sequence ATGCCACTGCACGCATCAGGAGAACTCGAAATGCTATTAAGAAAACCCAATCGTCAACGCAAGGCCACCCGTAAATCATATCACATTTCAGCTGCTGAGTACCTTGAAGATCGTCAATTGCTCTCTGCGGTGAATTCCATCTCAACCGACATTATCGATTCGAACACGGAGTCAAACACCGTTACCGAATACGCATCGATCGACGGGATTGGCAATAACATCAACAACCCGGAACTCGGCAGTACCGACACAGAACTTCTGCGTCTGGCCAACGCGGACTATGGTGACGGCCTGTCGACTCCTGCGGGGGAAGATCGTCCAAGTGCTCGTGAAATCAGCAATGTCATCGCTGCCGCAGACTCTTCTGAAACCAACGATCGCTATCTGACAGACATCTTCTGGTTATGGGGACAATTCCTCGATCATGATATCACCCTGACCGAAGCCGCTCATGATGCAGACGGAAATCCGCTGGAGTCATTCCCGATCGAAGTACCGACCGGTGACGTATTTTTCGATCCAACAGGCACTGGGGATGCTGTTATTAATCTGAATCGATCAATATTCGAAGAGGATGAGAACGGTGTTCGACAGCAGATCAATCAGATTACGGCGTTTATCGATGGTTCGGTAATCTACGGTTCGGATGAAGAGTTGGCCGCCCAGTTGAGAACTTTCGAAGGTGGCCTGCTGGCAACCAGTGACGGTGATCTGCTGCCATACGGAGACGATGGCTTCTTTTTGGCGGGCGATATTCGGGCCAACGAGAACGTCGCATTGACTGCGATGCACACCATCTGGGTGCGCGAGCACAATCGGATTGCGACAGAGTTGGCAACTGAAAACCCGAACCTGACCGATGAAGAACTGTATCAACAGGCGCGGCAGACCGTTGCTGCCCAGTTACAGGCAATCACGTTCAATGAATTCCTCCCGGCTTTGTTCGGCACCGGTGCTGTCAGTGAATACGCTGGATATGATTCCACGGTCGATCCCAGTATCGCCAACGAATTTTCAAATGCCGCCTATCGCTTTGGGCACTCCATGCTCTCGTCCGAACTGTTGCGGCTTGACGAGAACGGGAACGTTGCTGACGAAGGCAATATTGCGTTGTTGGACGCGTTCTTCAACCCGAGCGAACTGGAAGACCATGGGATTGATTCTCTGTTGCGCGGGGTAACCGTGAATTTGGCACAGGAACTCGATAACGAAGTCGTTGATGATGTTCGCAACTTCCTGTTTGGTCCTCCAGGAGCCGGCGGTTTCGATCTGGCGTCGTTGAATATTCAGCGTGGTCGCGACCATGGACTGTCAGACTATAACTCAACAAGGGTTGCTTTGGGACTGGAAGCCGTGGAAAGCTTCTCCGACATCTCATCCGATCCGGAAGTCGCTGCCAAACTGGAAGCGCTGTACGGCACAGTTGATAACATCGATCTGTGGGTCGGCGGCCTGGCCGAAGATCATCTGCCGGGATCGAGTATGGGGGAGACGTTCACGACCATCATCATCGATCAGTTCGAACGACTGCGTGATGGAGATCGCTTCTGGTACGAAAACGTGTTCTCCGGTGATGCACTCAAGGAAATCAACGGCACGACGCTGGCCGATGTGATTGAACGCAACTCGGATATCTCGGGATTGCAGGAAAACGTCTTCTTTGCACCCACTGTCATGCAGGTTGACCTGGCGGAAACCAGAACAACCGATGCCACCATTCGCGCAAAAGACGGAAATCTGGAAGTGGTCGACAACAAAACGCGGCAGGTGATCACTAGTCAGTCGCTTGATAGCGTTGACCGTTTGATGCTCACGAGTAGCAATGGCAGGTCGCAGCACATCACCGTCGTGGGGATCACCACAGCAGAACTACCCGGTGGTCTGATCGTGGAAGCGGGAGAAGGCCGTTCTGATACATTGATCGTCAAAGGTACGGACCAAACCGACTCGATCATCGTGAACGATGGTTTCGTTGATGTCAACGGCCTGCAATTGGATTTCACCGGCCTGGAGCGAATTGTGGTTCGGGGCTTGGACGGTGATGACACCATTGAAGTGGCTGACGGAGTGGAGATCGATGTCGATGTGCGTGACACCGACGATCGTGATCATAGGCATGATGGACGTCACAGGGGAGAGCACGCAGATCGTCGAGACGATGACCGTCGGTCGCATCGGCATGAACGTGACGTTAATCACGGAATGCTGGATCAGGTCTTTGCTTCCAATGACCTTGATCCTATTTTAGATTTCAATCACAGAAAACGCCGTCGATAG
- a CDS encoding sulfatase family protein yields MKRLIQSVSKWVLVWLCLFSASEVSLLQAAEPAQRPNIVVVLVDDLRWDELGCMGHPFVRTPHIDRIANEGARFRNAFCSTPLCSPVRACLLTGLYTHNHGILDNVNRSQHSHTLKTFPHALQKAGYNTAYVGKWHMGNDDTARPGFDYWVSMKGQGTSFNPVLNENGKRVPHSGHTTDVLNQKVNEFVQQKRDKPFCIYIAHKALHPELTQRDDGSITDPSAAKFMPAKRHENLYANDAIPRRLNVIDNLKGKRALLRAVPGLPPLSRETGTSDEVIRDRLRMLAGIDEGVGQLCALLEKQGQLDNTVFVFTSDHGYWYGEHGLSVERRLPYEEGIRVPLLVRYPPLIKAGTLVDQFAVSVDLAPTILDLAHVKVEQKYDGRTLVPLLKGEQPDDWRDSFLIEYNSDTVFPRLVKMGYKAVRTPRWKYIQFNELEGMNELYDVQHDPYEMKNLIDQPESQTTIKTLQAELTRLIK; encoded by the coding sequence ATGAAACGGTTGATTCAGAGTGTGTCGAAGTGGGTTTTAGTTTGGCTTTGCCTTTTCTCAGCCTCCGAAGTCAGTTTATTGCAGGCTGCCGAACCAGCGCAAAGGCCGAATATCGTGGTAGTGCTGGTAGATGACCTGCGGTGGGACGAACTGGGCTGTATGGGGCATCCTTTTGTGCGAACGCCTCACATCGACCGTATTGCTAATGAAGGTGCCCGCTTTCGCAATGCCTTTTGTTCCACTCCTCTTTGTTCTCCTGTGCGGGCATGTTTACTGACCGGGCTTTATACACACAATCATGGAATTCTGGACAATGTAAATCGAAGCCAGCATAGTCACACGTTGAAAACATTTCCGCATGCACTCCAAAAAGCAGGCTACAATACAGCCTACGTCGGTAAATGGCATATGGGCAACGACGATACGGCCCGCCCCGGTTTTGATTATTGGGTGAGTATGAAGGGGCAGGGAACGTCGTTCAATCCGGTGTTAAATGAGAATGGCAAACGTGTACCACACAGCGGACACACGACGGATGTTCTGAATCAGAAAGTCAATGAATTCGTTCAGCAGAAACGAGACAAACCGTTTTGCATTTACATTGCTCATAAGGCGTTACATCCAGAATTGACGCAACGTGACGACGGCAGTATTACTGATCCCTCCGCAGCGAAATTTATGCCGGCAAAACGACATGAGAACTTATACGCGAATGATGCGATACCAAGACGCTTAAACGTGATTGATAACTTAAAAGGCAAACGCGCCTTATTACGAGCCGTTCCAGGGTTGCCTCCTTTAAGTCGAGAAACGGGAACCAGCGATGAGGTCATCCGTGACCGGCTGCGGATGTTGGCGGGCATCGATGAAGGGGTAGGGCAGCTCTGTGCACTGTTGGAAAAACAGGGGCAGCTTGATAACACCGTGTTTGTTTTTACCAGTGATCACGGTTACTGGTATGGAGAGCATGGCTTGAGTGTCGAACGACGGCTTCCTTATGAGGAAGGAATTCGCGTTCCGCTGTTAGTTCGTTATCCCCCTTTAATCAAAGCAGGTACGCTCGTCGATCAGTTTGCTGTCAGCGTGGATCTGGCCCCGACGATACTGGACCTGGCACATGTGAAAGTGGAACAGAAGTACGATGGAAGAACTTTGGTTCCTTTACTCAAAGGGGAACAACCCGATGATTGGCGAGATTCGTTCCTGATCGAATATAACAGCGATACTGTTTTTCCACGTCTTGTCAAAATGGGATATAAAGCAGTACGAACACCGCGTTGGAAGTATATCCAGTTTAATGAGCTGGAAGGTATGAACGAACTCTATGACGTTCAGCATGATCCTTATGAGATGAAAAACCTGATTGATCAGCCAGAGTCTCAGACAACCATCAAAACCTTACAGGCCGAATTAACACGATTAATCAAATAA
- a CDS encoding DUF1549 domain-containing protein: protein MSGKQVKNARGLSRRWKISGLFGVVALSIIIFSGLHDSEAAQRKRGAKKKPAPKKEEPLPPRFMVKSKPVSTTKLSSAIKSAEKIDKLVESNYFKHKVKPNPMSTDEQFLRRIYLDITGTIPTYRETRYFLASRHPDKRKNLIDRLLNSDGYASHFYNYWADVLRYTDRLNNNVDGRPYRQWIKQSLAENKPWDDMVSEMITAEGLIWENPATGYLQRDSGMPLDNMNNTVRIFLGTRIGCAQCHDHPFDRWKQKEFYQMAAFTFGSSTRANGRDKRFYTGSDPNRRLRKEYNELGQEEKDRRRNQGRFNRMIRVNMMVVNDQINRKIRLPHDYAYTDAKPKSVIEPKTLFGKPADIKKGEAPRKAFARWMVSKDNPRFALTIANRLWKRAFGRGQIEPVDDMMDHTVAENPELMKYLESEMKRLNFDMKEYLRILYNTKTYQRQATTTDTPLSEAYHFPGPILRRMTAEQAWDSFLTLAVVDPEEYRELPSDVRSDIIAVNLNDASAQEVLDADKKVREEVDRKRYKREKKYKYKGQLLARASELPSPVPASHFLRTFGQSDRELISASSDSGSVPQILFMFNGPVTHMMLEKGSTIYNNVIEQKTVKEGVDVIFMTILNRRPDKEESKIAMDEIEKNGAAGYGNVIWSLVNTREFLFIQ, encoded by the coding sequence ATGTCAGGAAAGCAAGTCAAAAATGCGAGGGGACTCTCGCGACGCTGGAAGATCAGCGGTTTGTTTGGTGTGGTTGCCTTAAGCATCATCATCTTCTCGGGGCTTCATGATTCGGAAGCCGCTCAACGAAAACGAGGAGCCAAGAAGAAGCCAGCTCCCAAAAAAGAAGAACCACTTCCACCTCGATTTATGGTGAAGTCAAAACCGGTCAGCACAACGAAACTCTCCAGTGCGATCAAATCAGCAGAAAAGATCGATAAGCTGGTTGAATCAAATTACTTCAAACACAAAGTCAAACCCAATCCGATGTCGACAGACGAGCAATTCCTACGTCGCATCTATCTCGATATCACCGGCACGATTCCCACCTATCGCGAAACACGCTACTTTTTAGCTTCGCGTCATCCGGATAAACGAAAAAACTTAATCGACCGTTTATTAAACAGCGATGGCTACGCCAGTCATTTCTATAACTATTGGGCTGATGTCCTACGTTATACCGACCGTTTAAACAACAATGTCGATGGGCGCCCCTATCGACAATGGATTAAACAATCTCTGGCGGAAAACAAACCGTGGGATGATATGGTCAGCGAAATGATCACAGCAGAAGGCTTGATCTGGGAAAACCCCGCTACGGGTTATCTGCAACGCGACTCCGGTATGCCGCTGGACAATATGAATAATACGGTCCGAATTTTTCTGGGTACACGCATCGGTTGTGCGCAATGCCACGATCATCCCTTTGATCGCTGGAAACAAAAAGAATTTTATCAAATGGCGGCATTTACATTTGGTTCATCGACACGTGCCAATGGAAGAGACAAACGATTTTATACAGGCAGTGATCCTAACCGCCGTCTGCGAAAAGAATATAACGAGTTGGGACAGGAGGAAAAAGACAGACGCCGCAATCAGGGACGGTTTAACCGTATGATTCGGGTTAACATGATGGTTGTCAACGATCAGATCAATCGCAAGATCCGGCTGCCACATGATTACGCTTACACGGACGCCAAACCGAAATCGGTGATTGAACCAAAGACCTTGTTTGGCAAACCGGCTGATATCAAAAAGGGAGAAGCGCCACGCAAAGCGTTCGCCCGCTGGATGGTATCGAAAGATAATCCCCGATTTGCTCTGACCATCGCCAACCGCTTGTGGAAGCGGGCATTTGGTCGCGGTCAAATCGAACCTGTGGATGATATGATGGATCATACCGTTGCAGAAAATCCGGAATTGATGAAGTATCTTGAATCAGAGATGAAACGACTCAATTTCGATATGAAAGAATATCTGCGAATTCTATACAACACGAAAACCTATCAAAGACAAGCCACTACCACTGATACGCCCTTGAGTGAAGCTTATCATTTCCCCGGTCCCATTCTAAGACGTATGACAGCAGAACAGGCCTGGGATTCATTCTTAACGTTGGCAGTTGTTGATCCTGAAGAGTATCGAGAATTACCTTCGGATGTTCGATCTGACATCATCGCTGTGAACTTGAATGATGCTTCAGCTCAGGAAGTTCTCGATGCTGACAAAAAAGTACGAGAGGAAGTTGACCGTAAGCGTTATAAACGTGAAAAGAAATATAAATACAAAGGGCAATTACTGGCAAGAGCTTCCGAGTTACCCTCACCAGTTCCGGCCAGTCACTTTTTAAGGACCTTTGGTCAATCGGACCGTGAACTGATTTCTGCCTCTTCAGACTCAGGTTCGGTACCTCAAATTCTGTTTATGTTTAACGGTCCTGTAACTCATATGATGCTTGAGAAAGGATCTACGATTTACAATAACGTAATCGAACAAAAAACAGTCAAAGAGGGAGTGGATGTCATTTTCATGACAATTTTAAATCGACGTCCCGATAAAGAAGAATCCAAAATTGCAATGGACGAAATCGAAAAGAATGGAGCCGCCGGTTATGGAAATGTCATCTGGTCGCTCGTGAATACACGCGAGTTTCTGTTCATTCAATAA
- a CDS encoding DUF1501 domain-containing protein produces MQELLSKLDGLGRRQFIEYAAKSALGVSVLPVFNNLIEAAPAKSKGGKAKRLIYLYMAGAMTHLDTFDLKPGHKNQGETKAIKTSVPGAQISEFLPTLAEEFDKMAVINSMYTETGAHGPGEYMMRTSYKKIATTRHPSMGPWIQRFKGRYNKNLPDTVLISAPARHPSAGFLDPSFSPLPIGDPNRGLENTKSPSYLSDNSFDKRINLINKFDKKFQNKFKTKDVLAYTDFYSQATTLLSSDELKAFDLNEEKPEDRDKYGRNSFGQGCMLARRLVENDVRCVEVTFGGWDMHRDIYDDRTLPTRAGILDKALGNLLKDLSSLGLLDETLVVLTTEFGRTPVINQNAGRDHHPGVFSAALMGGGIKGGQFYGKSDEEGHSVDADGVLPADFNATIATALNLPLDKEIFSPDGRPFKVAHDGEPVTKLL; encoded by the coding sequence ATGCAAGAACTTCTTTCGAAACTTGATGGACTGGGTCGGCGACAGTTTATTGAATATGCTGCCAAGTCAGCTTTGGGAGTCAGTGTACTCCCCGTATTCAATAATCTGATAGAAGCGGCTCCAGCAAAATCCAAAGGTGGCAAAGCCAAACGCTTGATCTATTTATATATGGCCGGTGCCATGACTCACCTTGATACGTTTGACCTGAAGCCAGGACATAAAAATCAAGGCGAAACCAAAGCGATCAAGACCAGTGTTCCCGGAGCACAAATCAGTGAGTTCCTTCCCACACTGGCCGAAGAGTTTGATAAGATGGCGGTCATCAATTCCATGTATACCGAAACCGGCGCTCATGGTCCCGGCGAATACATGATGCGTACGAGCTATAAGAAGATCGCGACTACGCGACATCCTTCTATGGGTCCCTGGATTCAAAGATTTAAAGGACGTTACAACAAAAATCTGCCTGATACGGTTCTGATCAGTGCCCCGGCACGACACCCCAGTGCAGGATTCCTGGATCCTTCGTTTAGCCCCTTGCCAATCGGCGATCCTAATCGAGGCCTGGAAAACACAAAATCGCCTTCCTATCTGTCAGACAATTCATTTGATAAACGAATCAACTTGATCAACAAGTTTGATAAAAAGTTTCAAAATAAATTTAAAACCAAAGATGTTCTGGCTTATACGGATTTCTATTCCCAGGCCACTACACTACTTTCCAGTGATGAGCTCAAAGCATTCGACTTGAATGAAGAAAAGCCGGAAGACCGCGATAAATATGGTCGTAATTCCTTCGGCCAGGGTTGTATGCTGGCGCGACGTCTGGTTGAAAATGATGTGCGTTGTGTGGAAGTCACTTTCGGTGGCTGGGACATGCACCGCGATATCTATGATGATCGAACTTTACCAACACGTGCCGGGATTCTGGATAAGGCTTTAGGCAACCTCCTGAAAGATCTATCCAGTCTTGGTCTCCTGGATGAAACACTTGTAGTGCTGACAACGGAATTTGGTCGTACTCCTGTGATTAACCAAAACGCAGGCCGAGACCACCATCCCGGCGTCTTTTCTGCCGCACTGATGGGAGGCGGAATTAAAGGTGGTCAGTTCTATGGAAAATCAGACGAAGAGGGCCACAGTGTTGATGCGGATGGTGTCTTACCAGCCGACTTCAATGCAACGATTGCTACTGCTTTGAATCTGCCTTTGGACAAAGAAATTTTCTCACCCGATGGTCGCCCCTTCAAGGTTGCCCACGATGGTGAACCTGTCACAAAGCTGCTCTAA
- a CDS encoding PQQ-binding-like beta-propeller repeat protein produces the protein MMKVSRTLLLVQMLFSLFWCCTITKADDSWTQLKGSSQRSGNAAEITLKTPLSLAAAVPLTDGIFTSPVVSEDQVFVVDGSGVVFAIDTTSHKVIWKFATRGGLGNCNNVASPAIIDNYLHVGTTAGYYYVLDCKNGAVIKEIDCREPIFSAPVVNANRVYFATLGAQVYAVEPNGEVAWTWDFVKEVVQFNGNRWSGADWLAHRKDRVTWRDHFVCSRDICFAGNSIVIPAGGRTVFLEDDGKQPRLRAVGEVPKYAGSEYPATFGQSADDAGNVFVQWHRRDNAGRVEVMQLDGEKIKADYIKGTQTSIRDPGLLSFASVSIRGNDVYRVRPEEGLGLCRHTMGDETTEVLCAAASVCSPVLTHDHAVYGGLDGKLYVVPLKGGEATTFTTAFDAPITAPVAIANNKIYVPCEDGYLYVLNADGTISGPKAALPERDLQVWKIRSPLTGPLTDPKFDWYTNYGDFGGTNANAQGLKPPLRMRWARRLEGTVKHLPVCGGGRLYTHTAEGQIIAVEQDTGRLLWRRYWPDVYLSFTSPLYIDGKLLIPQAGIKKSRMRCLDAATGKLLWEAPFTGSPSWSRQFPPVVHGNIAIYASGSGEYATQGTEKAFTFGGKPAVQPDGREVMSWIYSNDNPYYPKDHHPIVWAWDLDTGEVIWKKDFSQYGRGGNDCGIAILDGKLYYSTFFGYATSQRKRRGLPVENNGITACLDPETGKVEWLTNKYYVTSKCTLSARDGRIYIGGFNRANENTQDRFVWCLDAKDGSLVWKSDAVTSALNVVTVGEEFIFSNALRGKGNVFDRVSGKVVNSIGHNYACCRFTLSEPYVLGANMDMIDLSDNGKLVSTGPAIDSRECLGAVVSNGRIFYTSQASGFVVSQTFGEESKKLPAIWERP, from the coding sequence ATGATGAAAGTCAGCCGTACATTGTTATTGGTTCAAATGTTGTTCAGCCTGTTTTGGTGCTGTACGATTACCAAAGCAGATGATAGTTGGACTCAGCTGAAAGGAAGCAGTCAACGATCGGGAAACGCGGCTGAGATCACTTTAAAAACTCCGCTCTCCCTTGCTGCAGCGGTTCCTCTTACAGACGGTATTTTTACATCTCCTGTCGTTAGTGAGGATCAAGTTTTCGTCGTTGATGGATCAGGGGTTGTCTTTGCCATAGACACAACGAGTCATAAAGTTATATGGAAGTTCGCCACGCGTGGCGGTTTGGGGAACTGCAATAATGTAGCTTCGCCTGCAATCATTGATAATTATCTACACGTTGGCACAACTGCCGGTTACTATTACGTTCTTGACTGTAAAAACGGCGCTGTCATCAAAGAAATAGACTGTCGTGAGCCAATTTTTTCTGCTCCCGTCGTAAACGCAAATCGGGTCTATTTTGCCACATTGGGAGCACAAGTCTATGCGGTCGAACCCAATGGTGAAGTTGCCTGGACCTGGGATTTCGTGAAAGAAGTTGTTCAGTTCAATGGGAACCGCTGGAGTGGTGCAGACTGGCTCGCACACCGCAAAGATCGAGTCACGTGGCGCGACCACTTTGTGTGTTCTCGCGACATTTGCTTCGCTGGAAATTCGATTGTCATTCCCGCAGGAGGGAGAACCGTATTTCTTGAGGACGATGGTAAACAACCCCGTCTGCGCGCAGTAGGCGAAGTCCCTAAATATGCCGGTTCAGAATATCCGGCGACCTTTGGGCAAAGTGCCGATGACGCTGGTAATGTATTTGTACAATGGCATCGCCGCGACAACGCAGGCCGCGTGGAAGTGATGCAGCTGGATGGTGAAAAAATCAAAGCAGATTATATCAAGGGAACTCAAACATCAATTCGAGATCCGGGGCTCTTGAGTTTTGCTTCCGTCAGTATTCGAGGCAATGATGTCTACCGTGTTCGCCCGGAAGAAGGGCTGGGACTGTGTCGTCACACCATGGGGGACGAGACCACTGAAGTCCTCTGTGCGGCTGCTTCTGTCTGTTCTCCTGTATTAACCCACGATCATGCTGTCTACGGAGGCCTTGATGGAAAACTATATGTTGTCCCACTGAAAGGTGGAGAGGCAACGACATTCACCACAGCCTTCGATGCACCGATCACAGCGCCCGTGGCAATCGCGAATAATAAAATCTATGTTCCCTGTGAAGATGGTTATCTTTATGTTCTGAACGCTGACGGAACAATTTCAGGACCAAAGGCTGCCTTACCGGAGCGAGATTTACAAGTCTGGAAAATACGCAGCCCCCTGACCGGACCACTCACTGATCCGAAATTTGACTGGTACACCAATTATGGAGACTTCGGTGGAACCAATGCGAACGCACAAGGTCTAAAGCCTCCACTCCGGATGCGCTGGGCACGTCGGTTGGAAGGGACCGTCAAACATCTGCCCGTCTGTGGTGGTGGTCGACTCTATACACATACTGCGGAAGGTCAAATCATTGCCGTTGAGCAGGACACCGGTAGACTACTCTGGAGACGCTATTGGCCCGACGTCTATTTATCATTTACCTCGCCACTATATATTGATGGGAAACTTCTGATCCCACAAGCAGGTATCAAAAAATCACGCATGCGCTGTCTGGATGCAGCAACCGGTAAATTACTTTGGGAAGCGCCCTTTACCGGTTCCCCCAGTTGGAGCCGTCAGTTTCCACCGGTCGTGCATGGCAATATTGCGATCTACGCTTCCGGCTCCGGCGAATACGCAACACAGGGAACGGAAAAGGCATTCACATTCGGAGGCAAGCCAGCAGTACAACCAGACGGACGCGAAGTGATGAGCTGGATCTATTCCAATGACAATCCTTACTACCCGAAAGATCACCATCCGATCGTCTGGGCCTGGGATTTAGATACCGGCGAGGTCATCTGGAAAAAAGACTTTTCCCAATATGGTCGTGGCGGAAATGATTGCGGTATCGCGATACTTGATGGCAAGCTTTATTACTCCACATTTTTTGGTTACGCCACCAGTCAACGCAAGCGGCGCGGATTACCTGTCGAAAACAATGGAATCACTGCCTGCCTCGATCCTGAAACAGGTAAAGTCGAATGGCTGACAAACAAATATTATGTCACTTCAAAGTGCACTCTCAGTGCGCGTGATGGGCGGATCTATATCGGTGGTTTTAACCGGGCTAATGAAAACACACAGGATCGATTCGTATGGTGCCTGGATGCAAAAGACGGATCACTGGTGTGGAAATCGGATGCAGTGACTTCGGCACTCAATGTCGTGACCGTAGGTGAGGAATTCATCTTTTCGAATGCATTACGAGGCAAGGGAAATGTATTTGATCGAGTTAGCGGAAAAGTTGTCAACAGCATCGGCCATAACTACGCCTGCTGTCGCTTCACACTTTCTGAGCCTTACGTTCTCGGTGCGAATATGGATATGATTGATCTTTCAGACAATGGCAAACTGGTTTCGACCGGCCCCGCCATTGATTCACGTGAATGTCTTGGAGCGGTCGTTTCGAACGGACGCATTTTCTATACATCACAGGCCAGTGGTTTTGTTGTCTCACAGACGTTTGGTGAAGAATCAAAAAAACTACCTGCGATCTGGGAAAGGCCGTGA